The following nucleotide sequence is from Carassius carassius chromosome 16, fCarCar2.1, whole genome shotgun sequence.
AACATCTACAGTTCCATCAATGACAGCAACAACCTTTGCATCAACATCTAAATCAGCTACAACGACATCTACATCTAATTCAACAACCACTGAATCAACATCTGAATCAACAACAACCACTGAATCAACATCTACATCAACTACAGAAACATCTACAGTTCCATCAATAACAGCAACAACCTTTGCACCGACATCTACATCAGCTACAACAGCATCTACATCGAACTCATCATCCACTGAATCAACATCTGAATCAACAACACCACCATCTACACCTCAATCAACAACACCTGCTCAAACATCAACATTTGAATCAATAACAACCACTGAACCAACATCTACATCAACTACAGAAGCATCTACAGTACCATTAACAACAGCAACAACCTTTGCACCAACATCTAAATCAGCTACAACAACATCTACATCTCACTCAACAACCACTGAATCAACATCTGAATCAACAACACCACTATCTACACGTCAATCAACAACACCTGctcaaacatcaacatctgactcAATAACAACCACTGAACCACCTACAGTTCCAGCAACAACTTTTGCACCAACATCTCCATCAGCTACAACAACATCTATATCTCACTCACCAACCACTGAATCAACATCTGAATCAAACACACCAGAATCTACACCTCAATCAACAACACCTGCTCAAACATCTGCATCATCCTCAACAGCATCTACATCTTACTCACCAACCACTGAATCAACATCTGAATCAACATCTCTAACATCTACACCTCAACCAACAATATTTTCTCAAACATCTACATCTGAATCAACAACCACTGAACCAACATCTACATCAACTACAGAAACATCTACAGTTCCATCAATGACAGCAACAACCTTTGCATCAACATCTAAATCAGCTACAACGACATCTACATCTAATTCAACAACCACTGAATCAACATCTGAATCAACAACAACCACTGAATCAACATCTACATCAACTACAGAAACATCTACAGTTCCATCAATAACAGCAACAACCTTTGCACCGACATCTACATCAGCTACAACAGCATCTACATCGAACTCATCATCCACTGAATCAACATCTGAATCAACAACACCACCATCTACACCTCAATCAACAACACCTGCTCAAACATCAACATTTGAATCAATAACAACCACTGAACCAACATCTACATCAACTACAGAAGCATCTACAGTACCATTAACAACAGCAACAACCTTTGCACCAACATCTAAATCAGCTACAACAACATCTACATCTCACTCAACAACCACTGAATCAACATCTGAATCAACAACAACCACTGAACCAACATCTACATCAACTACAGAAACATTTACAGTTCCATCAATGACAGCAAAAACATTTGCACCAACATCTACATCAGCTACAACAGCATCTACATCGAACTCTTCATCCACTGAATCAACATCTGAATCAATAACACCACCATCTACACCTCAATCAACAACACCTGCTCAAACATCTACATCTGATTCAACAACAACCACAGAACCAGCATCTACATTGACTACAGAAACATCTACATCTAAAACAACAACATCTACATCTGATGCACCAACCACTGAATCAACATCTGAATCATCAACACCACCATCTACACCTCAATCAACAACACCTgctaaaacatcaacatctg
It contains:
- the LOC132160237 gene encoding mucin-2-like, which encodes MTATTFASTSKSATTTSTSNSTTTESTSESTTTTESTSTSTTETSTVPSITATTFAPTSTSATTASTSNSSSTESTSESTTPPSTPQSTTPAQTSTFESITTTEPTSTSTTEASTVPLTTATTFAPTSKSATTTSTSHSTTTESTSESTTPLSTRQSTTPAQTSTSDSITTTEPPTVPATTFAPTSPSATTTSISHSPTTESTSESNTPESTPQSTTPAQTSASSSTASTSYSPTTESTSESTSLTSTPQPTIFSQTSTSESTTTEPTSTSTTETSTVPSMTATTFASTSKSATTTSTSNSTTTESTSESTTTTESTSTSTTETSTVPSITATTFAPTSTSATTASTSNSSSTESTSESTTPPSTPQSTTPAQTSTFESITTTEPTSTSTTEASTVPLTTATTFAPTSKSATTTSTSHSTTTESTSESTTTTEPTSTSTTETFTVPSMTAKTFAPTSTSATTASTSNSSSTESTSESITPPSTPQSTTPAQTSTSDSTTTTEPASTLTTETSTSKTTTSTSDAPTTESTSESSTPPSTPQSTTPAKTSTSESTTTTEPTSTSTTETSTVPSTTATIFAPTSTPATTTSRSQSTTTESTSTSTTETSTSATTASASHSPTTESTSEPTTPESSPQSTTPAQTSTSATTASTSQSLTTESTSESTTLTSTPQSTTPAQTSTSASTTTEPASTSTTETPTSETTKSKSDTPTTESTSESTTLTSTPQSTTPAQTSTSASTTTEPASTSATTTSTSTTTTSTSHSLTTESTFESTSLTSKPQSTTPAQTSTSKSTTTTEPTSTSTTEKSTSATTTSTSLSPTIKSTSVSATLTSTPQSTATESSSKSTTTTEPTSTSTTETSRVTATTTFAPTSTSATTTFISHFNINILSFISNNPCTNTYISYNNIYSFINKNPYTNIYISYKKIYSSVNNIIINNHCTNIYNLFNKIHHTIYT